Within the Osmerus eperlanus chromosome 10, fOsmEpe2.1, whole genome shotgun sequence genome, the region GTGAATATCCTTGGATTCTAATCCCACTTTACACTGAGTGTTAAAGAGACATTTGAGGTAATTCGAGAGCTGACTACAGGAGCCATTAGCCTGGATTTCTTTAACATTCAATACCTGATAGACCATAGACTAGTCAGAAATAACAAGCATCAAATAGCACTGCTAATTTAACCTACCTTGTTCATACAATACGTCAATAAAAATCAACGGCCATTCACTAGGTCAATATTTTCTCATTTTGGCACTGAGATACTAATATCTTAATACACATTATATTCTCCATGCTCTCTTATAAAAGTATCTAAGCTGCAAGTTACTAATGGCGAACAGAGATGCACACCAACCTTCTTTTGCTCACCCATGACATCAAACAGATAAAGGAGGTCAAATGCTTAAATGGCCTCCTCATCTCCGGCCAAACCTGGCGCTATTTTCTACTGTGAAGCCGAGCAGTGCCCTTCGACATCACACAGAATTATCCCCCTCTAAGCTCCAGCAGAAAGATCCTAGGATGggttttttaattgtttttttcttaacGGACAATGTCACCTATATGCATTGCTTTTAAATCCCACGCCTGCATCTGTCCTAATTTGTTTTTCATATGCTGCTTACTCGCTCCAACGACCTGATTCATTTTGGAAGCATTAGCCTAATGGAACATGATATCAGCGAGCACAAGCTTTATAAGGAACGTACGGATGACTTCATACCACCAACAAGACAACACAACAAGGATATAAAGCACAACGCAGGTTATATGAAAAGGGCAGTTTCTTTAACAGCTTGGTGGTCCAGCATTTGCTGTGGAGCCATGTGAGGAACTATCTGATCCTCCAGATTGTACGGATAAGTTGGCAGGGCTGTCGTTAGGCTCAGTGCCATACTGACACCGCTGTGCCACACTGCTGTGCCACTCAGCCAGCCATGGTTAGATCCCACAGTGGAAAGCTGCCTGGGATGTCTTTGATATATGCGCTTGTCACTGTCTTAATGAGCAAATCCCTCTGGTGTCCAGCACAGGGCTTATGGGAGGGGACAGACTCATCTCTCAACCACTTGAGGTTCAtatcctcacttcctctccctcccccacgctgctctTCTCCTCATGATCCCAGGTGTTCCTCACCTGAATTTATTGCAGAGTCTCTGCACCTTAAGATGTCAAATGAATAATATGTGCTATCTGTCATGGTGTTGCCACTAAATGGAGTTaggcctgaaagggttaactaaagttcgggaggaaggtggcacaccaagactcctccttctccaatcaaactaatacgcatcagcccagtaaagcacggaagaatgcgaccaaactccctttggtcaattaagagttctgtataaagtatcttccattcctctggtccctgtgctagcatgttgttgtcaccctcccacccttccctttcttctctgcttctccctgtcatctatccaggcttcccaggggatctgcttgagctgctgctcggccgtgacccattaggactctccgccacaccccgagtccatgcccggacaccaggcccggctctgctaccggcctcctccaccatcgggcttggctctgctaccagctctgctaccagctctgcttcaataaaagctatctattcaatctacggtgtgattactgaactcgtgaaatGACCAGTGGCCTAGTTGAGAAAATCCGATTTAAATAAACCACTGTGAAACGGTGTCGTAATGTTAGATTTCGGTAGAAAGCAAAGAAGCGCAATGGAAAGTAATCATTGCCAAATCAAGATTAACAACTTTGTATGCTACTGTCGAGGAAATATACCTCAACCATTGTATCCAAATTAGCTGTTGTGCACACGTGACTGTCATCTAATGCCACGCAGCTGTGCTACTTATGGTCCAGTATTATAGTAACCTATCGACTTCATCATGTAAAATCTACTCAAGTCAGGATTCTCAGTCGTCGGTTGCCTTGCTTATACACACAATGGTAAACTCGCAAAATATATACCATCATTAGTAGCCTGTATTTAGCCTAAATGTGaagaacaatgtttgcagcgcaAAATTTTTCCACGTCTGAAGATGTCAATCTAACGAGCACAGACTCTGTGAGCATTGAACACGCTCATTGGCCCATCAAGATGAGTGTAATATCTGTTCTAGGCGTGCTGATTACCTTGGGGAATATTGCTGTTCTTCTGGTTATAGCCACATCTGTGTCCGGATGGTCAAGGAACTCACGGTATTTTCTGTTGTCTCTGACGGGTGCAGATTCTGCGTTTGGACTGATTGTCATGCCCTTGAACCTGTGGGTGAGTTTGGTGAAGAACTACACCGAAGGCCCCGACACCCTGTGTCACGTGGTGGCTTTCTGCAATGCCACGGTCTATTCCACCTGCATGTATACACTGGCCACTATAAGTTTGGAGAGGTACATCGCTGTGTTCTATCCTCTGAAGTACTCCTCACTGATGACTAGGAAGAAAACCATTTTCCTGATCGCGTTCGCATGGTGTTTTCCTCCGATTTTACTTCTGCCAATATCATTTCCGGACGGGATAATTGAGGTCCATTTCTCTACAGCATCACTGGTCTGCAATCCATTATACTCCACTAACGTTGGGTATTCTCTGAGTCTTACGTGTTTTATATTTTTTCCTTGTTCGATAATCATGACATATGCAAACTTGAGACTTTGGTTGGCAGCCAAGAAACATAGGTTGAAATTGCGCAAACACGAAATGGGTCGTCGGAACAGACCCGACGTGGCTTCCAGAGTGCTTGTGCCTGTGATGACCGTGTACTACACCTGTTGGACCCCGTGCATGGCAGCAATGATATACAATGGTAAGATCAATGATGCAAATAAAACTTGATTGTGATGTTTTAAGTATGTAAATATACCATGTGTATTATCCAaggtgatatatatatatatatatatataaccttCAACCATAATGTAGCCATGTCTCTTCAACAGCTATCTCAGGCCAAGGTGTACCAGAGTGGATTGAATTTGTGGTGGTCTGGCTGCCAACCACCAACGGTTTTCTCAACTGCATCTTGTACTTCTGGATCAACCACAGCTTCCGTAAGAAGTTCCGCCTTATTTTCGAGAGGCTGTCGCTGTCCCTCTGCCCTGGGGCAGCCAGGGCCCTCGGATGCAGGGTCAGCGCACAGGTGCAGTTTGTATCAGAAGTCTGgaataacaacaacagtctCAATGAGCGCTCAGCCAGCATGTCCTCCACCTGCACCTTAATCACCCTGTCTGATGACACCCACATCTGAGGACAGTCGTAGAAATGTCTAAAGACGTGACATCTCCCATGATGCCCCTGGTGAGCTACCTGCAACGTGCTGAACCCCaccacagccctgctagtgtaAGTTAGAGCTTCCAAACATCCTCCCGTCATTACATTAAGTAGGTATAATTGGATACGTTTCTTTTAAAATGAGCTTTCACCTTGTCAGTGTTGTCACATCTACTTTAATATTGATCGTTTATGCTAGAATCGTTTTGTACGTGTTTtagttctgttttgtttttcctttttttacattttgcagACACCGCTAAGTGTCATCAGGGTTCCACACACTGATCGACCTCTTAAACCACATTTTAGTTATTTTTAGTTGATTATTCAATGTTAATAGAATATAGCCAATGCCCCCATCCAACTGCATGTCATCTTGCCATATCAACAGTGTTTAACATGATGTGGTTATCTTCATGCTGTCCCCGATAATGTATTACACTTAAGCTGTTTGATGGAAGCCTGACTTCATTAGCTTAAATTTGTATTTTAACATCAAGCAATTGGATATAAATTGTGAACTTCAATAGATAATGTTTATGTTGATGGACTTTGACCTTCTCATCTTTCTCAAAGAGTTGGCATATAGCAGCCTCTCTAGGTTAACCTTTAAGGTGTAGCATTTCAGTGTGTTAGAAGAAAAGTAATTAAGAAGATACAGAGTAGAAATGTCACTGTAGGCTAGTCTGTAGGAGTtaccctttttctctctttgactTTGTTTCATAACACCAGCGAGGGTCACTGGTATTTTTGGTTTCTTATTGATTTGATACAATTTGTGATTCAATGCATTCTCTATGTACTGTTATtttgcccccctctcccctttgcACTATTCACACACTTTTTGAAATGCGAATGTTATGGTAAAGGTGATAGTTTGTGGGTCTGTAGTTGATAGCAAGAAACTGTTTCTTGAGCTTGAATAAGCCTTGATCTGAAGATTGGTACCATTATGAAACTGTGGTCTTTACATTTGTGAAACTGAAATCATTGACAGCCTTTAGATAACCAatagttttaattaattttaGCCTCCCATGATTCTGTTTATGCTGCAGTGCTTGGATATAGGCAAATGCATACCATCTAAATCTCTATTGGTAATTGaaaaataaatatgtaaatacCACTTTTACCTAAATTATGATAATGCGTTAAATAAAGTTTTTGTAAATAAACTTGACATAACTTGTATATAAATTGCATTTTATTGTTTTCAAAAATGTAATGCCAAAATAGTCTCCTGTACTTGcatcatataaatatatataataaagtATTAAGCCTTACAATATTATTTTGATGTGGATTTGAAATCTGACTGCTGGGCTTCTGTGCTTGCTCTAAATGCTGTCAGAGAGATGTCACACATGTTGCAGCGGAAAACTGTGTACCAAGACACGCCTTGCGCAAACACTGCCATCCCCACTCTTCCCTTTTGATCACAAGCGGGCTGGGGAGCAGTGCGGGTCCCCTGTGTGTCAGAGACGTGGAGGGGAAGTGACCTGCATACTGATGGAGCAGGCTTCATGAAGATGTCCTGAGACCTTACCGACAGACGGCACATGCATGACTGCCTTGTCGAACAGAAGGTGGTCAGATCTGTGGTTCCATGGAAGATTCAGGCATGGGTTGCTTATCTTCAATGAAAGGTCTGGCAGGTACCACCAATATATTCTCCAGCATGATACAGCAAGTCGTATTGTGTCAGCAGgtattgtatattattgtatTCTTTGTGCAAAACGCAAATGATTTTCAATTAAATATTCTGCTTGCATTGATTTCTCTAGACACTGCTGTAAAAACCCAACATCTCCAATCACAGAATCCTTAAGCACCACCTCTGCATTTCAGTACAAAACACCATCAACAAAGAGGAACTAAACTAGCAGTAATACAGAATTGAAGCAGAAGGGTTTGGTAGACCAGCAAGCCTGTTGTAATCAAATTGAAACATAAATCCACCGACCTCTGCTTGGAAAGGACTAAAGACCCACTGTCTATTGTTAACATTGGTTGTTGTTAGATGTTGCATGGTTACTCACTTTGTCAATTAAGGACGACAATTCTTTAATGCAAATATCTTATCAGCCAATCACACGGCAGCAAATTAATGCATTGAGGCATGCAGTCAAGGTCAAGACGATTTGCTGAAGTTCAAACCCAGCTTTAGAATGGGAAAAAAAGGTGATTTCAGTGACTGAACGTGGCCAGAGTGTTGTCAGATGGGCTGGTACCCGTCCCAACCGAGGTATTTCTGGGCTGATGCTCCACAGGAGACACGCTGTTCTGAATGTATCAGAGAAAATCTGAATAATGTGTGAATAAATCAATGATAAAAATGATGTGGGTATATGAGTTCATAaaggtttcttcttcttctggtggtggtgatgtgtgtgggtggtttaTTGGTTCGCTTTGTGTCCCTTACCAATTAAGCATTGTTCAATCACTACACCTTACCTGAGAATTGTTGTGAATTGTGAATTAAGGCAGTTCTGAAGGTAAACGTGATATATGCGTTCAAAGTGCCCATGATTCTCTGAGTACAGTGGCCTCTTTCAGCAGTACAATGTGCCCTGCCACACTGCACAAATTGTTTGGGAAGATCTCTGATTGACTATCTGTGGGATGTGCTGGATCATCAAGGCCAATCCATAATGGCTCCAGCTTGCAATTTACAGGACTCTGTAGGATCTGCTGCTAATGTCTTGGTGCCAGATACCACATGACTCTATCAGGGGTCTCGTAGAGTCAGTGAAGGTCAGCACTGTTTTGGAGACAATGGAGAACCAACATTTTAGGCAGTTGGTCATAATGTTTTGGCTCATTAGTGTGTCAATGCAGTTGCTTCAGAGAGTATTCTGTCCCCTTCACATTTGATTTTGTTTTATATTCAACTGTAAATAGATACAACTTCCATTTTGGCCATTACGTAAAGTACAGTCAATTACCCATGATGACCCATTAATTACCCATGATGGTCAGGGAAGTGATGATGTCATGATTGGTTCAACACTTATTTTTTATAACATATTTGGGAAATAACATTTACTGTAATTTGAAGATTTGGATAAGCAGTTATGTGAACTGCAGATTATGCAGGTTATGACAGAAAGACCACTTTGGTGAAAGTATAGGTGAAAATGGACATCAGCTAAACTCATCAAACACATGAAATGTGTTGCCCTTTTTACAGCGAGTGAGTAATTAATACTCCTTTACCACGGGTtaaggttgaatttatagttTACAAGTCTACAAGGACAGTCCTACGCACAAAGATAATTGCGATCTTCCGACTCGTGAAAATGTGTCCACTGGTGATGGCTCTAAGCAATAAAGGCCTCTTATTGAACTAGGCAATCTATGGATGAAATTCCCCCTGTTGCTGTGAGCCTTGTATTGTGCCAACATCCATGATAATGAAGACCCAGTTTGTTTAATGGCAAAACTAAACTAATACTGACCACACAACAACATTTGACAACATTTGTATTGAAGAATTGTAGTATTGAATTAGGTATTTTCTTCCAGGCAGAACAGTATCTAGCTTTTTCTTCATGTCACTCCGCAGATGATTAATGCTGAAGCTGAATTGGTTGTGGAGCTTGGCTGAACTGAGGAAAGCCTCATTAGCATGGTGTTCGCATTGTAACTGAGAAGCATGGAACAGAAACAACACCTCGAATGAGATGGTGGATGGTAAACATGCACGCGTCTGCATATACGTGCGACTCAACTCATCAGTCCAAATCCTAAGTGTGTGTAATTGCATCGCTGTTGTTTACAGTTGCAATCCATCAGGGTTTATTAGACGATGCCTACGAATGAATACCTCAGGATATTTTCATTTCAGCTCGGGAAACAATTCAGATTTCATTGTTTTGAACTTGCCTTGTCATTTCCCTTCTATTCCTACAATTGTTGTGACTCTGTTCTCATGGCAGACTACAGTTTAGAAGTCCATATCTATCGTCCATCAGGAGACACAGTTTACCTTGATAAATTGCTGAAATCAATTTATAAGGGAAACCTCCATTGAGTTCTCAAAGGCTGAAACTCAAATACCACCACTTGTTAAGATTTTACTGAACAATACAGCAGGTTGCTCTAGGATAGTGACATATTGATGGAGCTTTGGTACTGTGTGCATTGGCAGACAGGTTTCTCTAAGGAAGGCTGCTCACAGAACTGACATCTGACTCCATGCTTGTCTGATGGCTTCATCTTCTCCACACCCTAATCCACTGTTAAATTCCAGTCTTTTTACGCTCCACTATGCCCAGTCATACTAGTGGCCATGGAACAAATCAAATGATATTTTAAGTGCAATATTAGACCAGTCTCATATGCCTACCTAGTCCTTGTCCCAGC harbors:
- the zgc:162592 gene encoding adenosine receptor A2b, which encodes MFAAQNFSTSEDVNLTSTDSVSIEHAHWPIKMSVISVLGVLITLGNIAVLLVIATSVSGWSRNSRYFLLSLTGADSAFGLIVMPLNLWVSLVKNYTEGPDTLCHVVAFCNATVYSTCMYTLATISLERYIAVFYPLKYSSLMTRKKTIFLIAFAWCFPPILLLPISFPDGIIEVHFSTASLVCNPLYSTNVGYSLSLTCFIFFPCSIIMTYANLRLWLAAKKHRLKLRKHEMGRRNRPDVASRVLVPVMTVYYTCWTPCMAAMIYNAISGQGVPEWIEFVVVWLPTTNGFLNCILYFWINHSFRKKFRLIFERLSLSLCPGAARALGCRVSAQVQFVSEVWNNNNSLNERSASMSSTCTLITLSDDTHI